A single Tenacibaculum sp. 190524A02b DNA region contains:
- a CDS encoding acyl transferase: protein MQNEVFNIRSETAFTNIAITIFQHQFSNNKVYRSFCDLLYIHPSDITSIQQIPFLPIQFFKSKEVISSTEQIKATFTSSGTTGSTTSKHLVTDLLWYEKSYLQGFKSFYGNIEDYVVLALLPNYLERKGSSLIYMVNDLINKSKQPESGFYLNNLDELASTLKKLDASGKKTLLIGVSFALLDLLDTYQFNLQNTIVMETGGMKGRRKEIIRTELHEILSKGFGVSHIHSEYGMTELLSQGYSNGNGIFNTPPWMKILTRDTEDPLTILPHGKSGGINVIDLANYNSCSFIATQDLGKVHKDGSFEIIGRFDNSDIRGCNLMVL from the coding sequence ATGCAAAACGAAGTTTTTAACATACGGTCTGAAACAGCATTTACAAACATTGCTATTACTATTTTTCAACATCAATTTTCTAATAATAAGGTATATCGTTCTTTCTGTGATTTATTATACATTCATCCATCAGATATTACTAGTATTCAGCAAATTCCTTTTTTACCAATACAGTTTTTTAAGAGTAAAGAAGTAATCTCGTCAACAGAACAAATTAAAGCTACATTTACTAGTTCTGGAACTACTGGAAGTACTACCAGTAAACATTTAGTTACTGATTTACTATGGTATGAAAAAAGTTATTTACAAGGTTTTAAAAGTTTTTATGGAAATATAGAAGATTATGTGGTACTGGCTCTTTTACCCAATTATTTAGAACGTAAGGGTTCTTCTTTGATTTATATGGTAAATGATTTAATAAATAAATCAAAACAACCTGAAAGTGGATTCTATTTAAATAATTTAGATGAATTAGCATCCACACTTAAAAAACTAGATGCTTCTGGTAAAAAAACACTTCTCATTGGAGTTTCTTTTGCTTTATTAGATTTATTAGACACCTATCAATTTAACTTACAAAATACCATTGTTATGGAAACTGGTGGTATGAAAGGTAGGCGAAAAGAAATCATTCGTACTGAACTACATGAAATTTTGAGTAAAGGTTTTGGTGTTTCTCATATACATTCTGAATATGGTATGACGGAGTTGTTAAGCCAAGGATATTCAAATGGAAATGGTATTTTTAATACACCTCCGTGGATGAAAATTCTAACAAGAGATACTGAAGATCCTTTAACAATTTTACCACACGGAAAATCAGGAGGAATTAATGTAATTGATTTAGCAAATTATAATTCATGTTCTTTTATTGCAACGCAAGATTTGGGTAAAGTACATAAAGATGGAAGCTTTGAAATTATTGGTCGTTTTGATAATTCTGATATTAGGGGTTGTAACTTAATGGTTTTATAA
- a CDS encoding D-arabinono-1,4-lactone oxidase has translation MNYTLKNWAENVVWNPSQINYPTNQEEIQQLVLKAANNNQKIRVIGTGHSFTALCATNELLISLDNYQGVISVDKKTNQATVKGGTKLKLLGELLFKKGLAMENLGDIDVQSIAGTISTGTHGTGITFGSISNQVIALKFINGKGELISCSVNENQDVFKAAQVSLGCLGIITEITLQCVPAYKLKLQNRKENINDVLASLEERKNNNRNFEFYWIPYTQTAWTKTSNIVEDATPDKINFFNYWTEYVLENYVFKMLCDYATAFPSQNKMVSKITAASISNVKKIYHSHKVYATQRLVKFHEMEYNIPTETYWDVFKDITKMINKKKFHVHFPIENRWVKKDAIYMSPAYGRESAYIACHVYHKKDSKAYFSAVEEIFKAYEGRPHWGKMNSFTPEDIANSYPRFEDFMSIREMQDPDQLFINPYIKKLLGVKSLSYA, from the coding sequence ATGAATTATACCCTAAAAAATTGGGCTGAAAATGTGGTATGGAATCCATCCCAAATCAATTACCCAACCAATCAAGAAGAAATTCAACAGCTAGTTTTAAAAGCGGCTAATAACAATCAAAAAATAAGAGTTATTGGTACTGGACATTCTTTTACCGCTTTATGTGCTACCAATGAATTATTAATTAGCTTAGATAATTATCAAGGTGTTATTTCAGTTGATAAAAAAACTAATCAAGCTACCGTAAAAGGTGGAACTAAACTTAAATTATTGGGCGAACTTTTATTTAAAAAAGGACTTGCTATGGAAAATTTAGGTGATATAGATGTACAATCTATTGCTGGAACCATTAGTACTGGAACTCATGGAACCGGAATTACATTTGGCTCTATTAGTAATCAAGTGATTGCTTTAAAATTTATCAATGGAAAAGGAGAACTTATTTCTTGTTCCGTAAATGAAAATCAAGATGTATTTAAAGCTGCTCAAGTTTCTTTAGGTTGCTTAGGTATTATCACTGAAATTACCTTACAATGTGTTCCTGCCTACAAATTAAAACTTCAAAATAGAAAAGAAAACATAAATGATGTATTAGCCTCCTTGGAAGAGCGAAAAAATAATAATAGAAATTTTGAATTTTATTGGATTCCATATACACAAACAGCTTGGACTAAAACATCTAATATTGTTGAAGATGCTACTCCTGATAAAATTAATTTCTTTAATTATTGGACAGAATATGTGTTGGAAAACTATGTTTTTAAAATGTTATGTGATTATGCCACCGCGTTTCCTTCTCAAAATAAAATGGTTTCAAAAATAACAGCCGCTAGTATTAGCAATGTTAAAAAAATATACCATAGCCATAAAGTTTATGCTACACAGCGCTTAGTTAAATTTCATGAAATGGAATACAATATTCCAACGGAAACTTATTGGGATGTTTTTAAAGACATTACTAAAATGATTAATAAAAAAAAGTTTCATGTGCATTTTCCTATTGAAAATCGTTGGGTAAAAAAAGATGCTATCTACATGAGTCCTGCTTATGGTAGAGAATCTGCATATATAGCCTGTCATGTATATCATAAAAAAGATAGTAAAGCCTATTTTTCTGCAGTTGAAGAAATTTTTAAAGCTTATGAAGGTAGACCTCATTGGGGGAAAATGAATTCTTTTACCCCTGAAGATATTGCTAATTCTTATCCTAGATTTGAAGATTTTATGAGCATTAGAGAAATGCAAGACCCAGATCAGTTATTTATAAATCCATATATAAAAAAACTACTAGGAGTTAAATCACTAAGTTATGCATAG
- a CDS encoding alanine racemase has translation MHSETIYFKNIQKQLHNHKRYIPCMLVDVDKLDENIDILLHNFPKKSDLRIVVKSLPSIDLILYVLKKTNTNKLMVFHQPFLTDLIPYLHEKSDVLLGKPMPVKTAAYFYENTSKNEKFNSYHQIQWLVDTEIRIQEYINLAKQLNQQIQLNLEIDVGLHRGGFSSINHLRKALNLIITNNKWVNFSGLMGYDPHVVKIPKILQSPRKSILKANRFYKSCKELIQNEFPNLWHEKLTFNGAGSPTVNLHKNEDSPINDIAVGSCFVKPSTFDIPSLKEYKPACFIATPILKKFTNTSIPGIEKFSRLLNLLNSIHKQSYFIYGGYWKADFYYPKTIKQNALYGVSTNQTMINSPKKTLLKVDDFIFLRPQQSEFVFLQFGEILPLKNGKIQPEWQLLKNQ, from the coding sequence ATGCATAGTGAAACTATTTATTTTAAAAATATCCAAAAACAGCTACATAATCATAAAAGGTATATTCCTTGTATGCTAGTTGATGTTGATAAGTTAGATGAAAATATAGATATACTTTTACATAACTTTCCTAAAAAATCTGATCTTAGAATTGTGGTAAAATCATTACCATCAATTGATTTAATTTTATATGTACTCAAAAAAACCAACACAAACAAATTAATGGTTTTTCATCAGCCTTTTTTAACTGATTTAATACCTTATTTGCATGAAAAATCAGATGTGTTATTAGGTAAACCAATGCCGGTAAAAACAGCTGCATATTTCTATGAAAATACATCTAAAAATGAAAAGTTTAATTCATACCATCAAATTCAATGGTTAGTTGATACCGAAATAAGAATTCAAGAGTATATTAATTTGGCTAAACAACTGAATCAACAAATTCAATTAAATTTAGAAATAGATGTTGGGCTGCATAGAGGTGGCTTTTCTTCTATTAACCACCTTCGAAAGGCTTTAAATTTAATTATAACTAATAATAAATGGGTAAATTTTAGTGGTTTGATGGGGTATGATCCTCATGTAGTAAAAATTCCTAAAATTCTTCAATCACCTAGAAAATCAATTTTAAAAGCTAATCGATTTTACAAAAGTTGTAAAGAATTAATACAAAATGAGTTTCCTAATTTATGGCATGAAAAACTAACTTTTAATGGTGCTGGAAGTCCAACAGTTAACTTACATAAAAATGAAGATTCTCCTATTAATGATATTGCTGTAGGCTCTTGTTTTGTAAAACCTTCAACTTTTGACATTCCTTCATTAAAAGAATATAAACCTGCTTGTTTTATTGCAACTCCTATTTTAAAAAAATTTACCAATACAAGCATACCTGGTATAGAAAAGTTTTCAAGACTTTTAAATTTATTGAATTCTATACATAAACAATCTTATTTTATTTATGGAGGTTATTGGAAAGCTGATTTTTATTATCCAAAAACCATAAAACAAAACGCTTTGTATGGTGTTTCTACCAATCAAACAATGATAAATTCACCAAAAAAAACCTTATTAAAAGTTGATGATTTTATTTTTTTAAGACCTCAACAAAGTGAATTCGTCTTTCTACAGTTTGGAGAAATATTACCTCTAAAAAATGGAAAAATTCAGCCTGAATGGCAATTATTAAAAAACCAATAG
- a CDS encoding SusC/RagA family TonB-linked outer membrane protein, protein MKKLLVYFTMFFVFVVSYAQEIEVTGKVLDGATGDPIPGVFILLKESSVIAETSFDGSYLIKAEIGKSMEVSYPGYVTKIVVITSSMIDVELEEDTEESFLNEVVIIGYGSERRELVAGSFSSIRPEAIEKNNPIRIEQALQGRVSGVQVSSNSGSPGSSLNIRIRGITTNGNNSPLVIVDGVQVGTDLSIIDPNDIAKFDIIKDASTAIYGVQGANGVILITTKSGEAKTQTKFTYNASLTLQETTKKLNLLKGLEYAALVNEIEAADGNVAPFQLQNITSETDWQEQLFQTSPMITHYIGASGGGEKYTYNISGSFLDQEGIIAPQKSSFSRWTVKSNLGFKLTDDLKLNTLLLYTNNVRKTIPEGDRGSILYYANNASPLTPIYDGTDGTGPSRGFSYIEKGNEIVNPFAVIHNTYNATRVNRFTGKVEFEYEPIEKLKITSRYNFNYSNVEGREFFPLQFYGQNKVVNNVSLNTANTAFDLDRNDNGERDVFSRVNENTQNYHDYTFENFANYDFTIGENNNFQTMLGFSLRSEQSKGVYGSGFLTANESWDNAYLFNTQSDINDLHIYLDPIKNEIVDESIREKINSDSFNVEDRWVSAFARVQYDYMEKYIVSAMIRRDASTRFGPENRVGYFPSFSAAWVLHNEDFINNVIFSNFKFRASWGITGNDKIPSYRWIGVLQGTNGEATYPFGDVLSFGNALGALSNKKLQWETNYQTNIGVDLGFLNNNLNLSFDYFKKRTEDLLVIPEVSALLGTSAGGGQAPVINAGIVENQGFDLDLDYTHYFTDDISLNLNYNLTSINNEVIDVNNAAGFIPGGEFSLDQQPSRMQKGLPIGAFYGLKTDGVFQTQAEIDALAVDRNNDGILDEYQPGAAPGDLKYVDIDGNGYIEFGSDKDFTMIGNPIPDVTMGGGFNLKVHGFDFGASFYASLGNDIVRSYERFESYSNKLSLYNGRWTGPGTSNEIPRASTKAANNQLFSSFYVEDGSFLRIQNVQLGYTLGGNQIKGIDKLRIFIAANNLYTFTKYRGYDPDISNENAIGAGVDLGQYPQARMFITGIKVSF, encoded by the coding sequence ATGAAAAAACTATTAGTATACTTTACTATGTTTTTTGTATTTGTTGTGTCATATGCGCAAGAAATAGAAGTAACAGGTAAAGTTTTAGACGGGGCTACTGGGGATCCTATTCCTGGTGTATTTATTTTATTAAAAGAATCATCTGTAATAGCAGAAACAAGTTTTGATGGTTCATATCTTATTAAAGCAGAAATTGGTAAATCTATGGAAGTCAGTTATCCAGGATATGTTACCAAAATAGTGGTGATAACCAGTTCTATGATTGATGTAGAATTGGAAGAAGACACCGAAGAAAGTTTTTTAAATGAGGTAGTTATTATAGGGTATGGTTCAGAAAGAAGAGAATTAGTTGCGGGTTCATTCTCTAGTATTAGACCAGAAGCTATTGAAAAAAACAACCCAATTAGAATTGAACAAGCTTTACAAGGTAGAGTATCAGGAGTTCAAGTCTCCTCCAACTCGGGGTCACCAGGTTCATCATTAAACATTCGTATTAGAGGTATTACTACTAATGGAAATAATTCACCTTTGGTAATAGTAGACGGTGTACAAGTAGGTACAGATCTAAGTATTATTGACCCTAATGATATTGCAAAGTTTGATATTATTAAAGATGCGAGTACAGCAATTTATGGAGTACAAGGTGCAAATGGGGTAATTTTAATCACAACCAAATCAGGAGAAGCAAAAACCCAAACCAAATTTACCTATAATGCTTCTTTAACACTACAAGAAACTACTAAGAAACTTAATTTATTAAAAGGATTAGAGTATGCAGCCTTGGTAAATGAAATTGAAGCTGCCGATGGAAATGTAGCACCTTTTCAATTACAAAATATTACATCTGAAACAGATTGGCAAGAGCAGCTTTTTCAAACATCACCAATGATTACACATTACATTGGAGCTTCTGGAGGAGGTGAAAAATATACGTATAATATTAGTGGTAGTTTTTTAGATCAAGAAGGAATTATAGCTCCTCAAAAATCGAGCTTTTCAAGATGGACGGTTAAAAGTAATTTAGGGTTTAAGTTAACTGATGATTTAAAATTAAATACACTATTATTATACACAAATAACGTACGAAAAACCATTCCAGAAGGAGACAGAGGTTCCATACTGTATTATGCAAACAATGCTTCACCATTAACACCAATATATGATGGAACAGATGGTACTGGTCCTTCAAGAGGTTTTTCATATATAGAAAAAGGAAATGAAATAGTCAATCCATTTGCAGTAATTCATAATACATATAACGCTACCAGAGTAAATAGGTTTACCGGAAAAGTAGAATTTGAATATGAACCTATTGAAAAATTAAAAATTACGTCTAGATATAATTTTAATTATTCTAATGTAGAAGGAAGGGAATTTTTCCCATTACAATTTTACGGACAAAACAAAGTAGTAAACAATGTAAGCTTAAATACGGCAAACACAGCTTTTGATTTGGATAGAAATGATAATGGCGAACGCGATGTATTTAGCAGGGTAAATGAAAATACTCAAAATTACCATGATTATACCTTTGAAAACTTTGCTAATTATGATTTTACTATAGGAGAAAATAATAATTTTCAAACCATGTTAGGATTCTCTTTACGAAGTGAGCAAAGTAAAGGAGTATATGGTTCTGGATTTTTAACGGCTAATGAATCTTGGGACAATGCGTACTTGTTTAATACGCAATCAGATATAAACGACTTACACATATACTTAGATCCAATAAAAAATGAAATAGTAGATGAAAGTATAAGAGAAAAAATAAATTCAGATTCCTTCAATGTAGAAGATAGATGGGTATCAGCATTTGCAAGAGTACAATATGATTATATGGAGAAATATATTGTGTCTGCCATGATACGTAGAGATGCCTCTACACGATTTGGACCTGAAAATAGAGTAGGGTATTTTCCATCATTTTCAGCAGCTTGGGTATTACACAATGAAGATTTTATCAATAATGTAATTTTTTCTAATTTCAAGTTTAGGGCCAGTTGGGGTATTACAGGAAATGACAAAATACCTTCGTACAGATGGATTGGGGTTTTACAAGGAACTAATGGAGAAGCAACCTATCCGTTTGGAGACGTATTATCATTTGGAAATGCATTAGGTGCTTTATCTAACAAAAAACTACAATGGGAAACAAACTATCAAACCAATATTGGGGTAGATCTAGGTTTCTTAAATAATAATTTAAACTTAAGTTTTGATTATTTTAAAAAACGTACGGAAGACTTATTAGTAATACCTGAAGTATCAGCATTATTAGGAACTTCAGCAGGAGGTGGGCAAGCACCTGTTATTAATGCAGGAATTGTAGAAAACCAAGGATTTGATTTAGATCTTGATTATACTCATTATTTCACAGATGATATTTCACTGAATTTAAATTACAACCTTACTAGTATCAATAATGAGGTGATTGATGTAAACAATGCTGCTGGGTTTATACCTGGAGGAGAATTTAGTTTAGACCAACAGCCTTCAAGAATGCAAAAAGGACTTCCTATTGGTGCTTTTTACGGGTTAAAAACTGATGGTGTTTTTCAAACCCAAGCAGAAATTGATGCTTTAGCAGTAGATAGAAACAATGATGGTATTTTAGATGAGTACCAACCAGGTGCTGCTCCGGGAGATTTAAAATATGTAGATATAGATGGCAACGGATACATTGAATTTGGTAGCGATAAAGATTTTACCATGATAGGAAATCCAATTCCAGATGTTACTATGGGAGGCGGATTTAATTTAAAAGTGCATGGGTTTGATTTCGGTGCTTCTTTTTATGCATCATTAGGAAATGATATTGTAAGAAGTTATGAGCGTTTTGAAAGTTACAGTAATAAACTATCACTGTACAATGGAAGATGGACAGGTCCTGGAACGTCTAATGAAATACCAAGAGCTTCAACTAAAGCAGCTAACAATCAATTGTTTTCTTCATTTTACGTAGAAGACGGTTCTTTTTTAAGAATACAAAACGTACAATTAGGATATACATTAGGAGGTAATCAGATAAAAGGAATTGATAAACTTAGAATTTTTATAGCTGCTAACAACTTATACACATTTACAAAATATAGAGGTTATGATCCTGATATATCCAATGAGAATGCCATTGGAGCAGGGGTAGATTTAGGACAATATCCACAAGCTAGGATGTTTATAACAGGAATTAAAGTATCATTTTAA
- a CDS encoding YHS domain-containing (seleno)protein, with protein MKNLITLLLLVTTTSILAQKIDYYTKKGYVAEGYDVVSYFTNEKPVKGKNKYQITHDGVKFKFSSEENLNSFKEAPEKYIPQYGGYCAYAVAAKKTKMYVDAEAYEVRDGKLYLFYNSWLSNKLDDWKEGDTKELQSKGDKNWEEIKYKNQ; from the coding sequence ATGAAAAACTTAATCACCCTTTTATTACTAGTAACCACCACTAGCATTTTAGCTCAAAAAATAGATTATTATACTAAAAAAGGCTATGTAGCTGAAGGATATGATGTTGTTTCCTATTTTACTAATGAAAAGCCTGTAAAGGGTAAAAACAAATACCAAATTACTCATGATGGTGTTAAGTTTAAATTTTCTTCAGAAGAAAACTTAAATTCTTTTAAAGAAGCACCTGAAAAATACATTCCGCAATATGGTGGGTATTGTGCTTACGCCGTTGCAGCAAAAAAAACTAAAATGTACGTAGATGCAGAAGCTTATGAAGTTAGAGATGGTAAATTGTATCTATTTTATAACTCTTGGTTATCTAATAAATTAGATGACTGGAAGGAAGGAGATACAAAAGAATTACAATCAAAAGGAGATAAAAACTGGGAAGAAATAAAATATAAAAATCAATAA
- a CDS encoding YHS domain-containing (seleno)protein — protein sequence MRKLLFILLFITSTAFSQNNYNTKKGAVANGYDVVAYFNNEAKKGTKKHSTVYDNVTFRFSSKKNLTTFKEAPEKYIPQYGGYCAYAIGKNGKKVGIDPKTFEIRDNKLYLFYNSWGTNTLKLWLKEQPETLRKQADKNWILIRQ from the coding sequence ATGCGTAAATTATTATTCATTTTATTATTTATAACCTCTACTGCTTTTTCACAAAATAATTACAATACTAAAAAAGGAGCTGTAGCTAATGGTTATGATGTAGTTGCTTATTTTAATAATGAAGCAAAAAAAGGAACTAAAAAACATAGTACTGTTTACGACAATGTTACTTTTAGATTTTCTTCAAAGAAGAACCTTACTACTTTTAAAGAAGCACCTGAAAAATACATTCCGCAATATGGCGGATATTGTGCTTATGCCATTGGTAAAAATGGTAAAAAAGTAGGCATAGATCCTAAAACCTTTGAAATAAGAGATAACAAGTTGTATCTATTCTATAATTCTTGGGGTACAAATACCTTAAAATTATGGTTAAAAGAGCAACCTGAGACGCTGCGAAAGCAAGCCGATAAAAACTGGATATTGATAAGACAATAG
- a CDS encoding TetR/AcrR family transcriptional regulator: MPNNSKEVIINSAFELFIKQGYQKTSLKDIMEETQLSKGAIYHHFKSKHEIYLASLDTYFFKLYEDLFSKNEFSNFKENIKYSYTFFTDLINYIENIGNGITYPIRQFFLFQLESEQDPIIREKIIDTIQHYKQEVTRIIKKAQETKEITNLLSVSVITQQLISMIEGIAIHHSTLKENSKDFLEQKYNEVILPYLTLLTNQT; the protein is encoded by the coding sequence ATGCCTAATAACAGTAAAGAAGTTATTATAAACTCTGCCTTTGAACTTTTTATAAAACAAGGCTATCAAAAAACTAGTTTAAAGGATATCATGGAAGAAACTCAATTATCTAAAGGAGCTATTTATCATCATTTTAAAAGTAAACATGAAATCTATTTAGCCTCTTTGGATACTTATTTCTTTAAACTTTATGAGGATTTATTTTCAAAAAATGAATTTTCTAACTTTAAAGAAAATATAAAGTATAGTTATACCTTTTTCACAGATTTAATAAATTATATTGAAAATATTGGTAATGGTATTACCTACCCTATTCGACAATTTTTTTTATTTCAATTAGAAAGTGAACAAGATCCTATTATAAGAGAGAAAATCATAGATACTATACAACACTATAAGCAAGAGGTAACTCGAATTATAAAAAAAGCTCAAGAAACTAAAGAAATTACTAACTTACTTTCTGTATCAGTTATAACACAACAACTTATTAGTATGATTGAAGGAATAGCTATTCATCATTCTACTTTAAAAGAAAATAGTAAAGATTTTTTAGAACAAAAATATAATGAGGTAATTCTACCTTACTTAACCTTACTAACTAACCAAACTTAA
- a CDS encoding energy transducer TonB codes for MNQKLKYALLPLFMVTVAFSQSTKTCSSPDDDTLADLNSITKCSIDKSKDGKEQKISVEIVTRKRIVRKRNKATGLTNQNNHSHKLAAVKKKVDVVNTIIDKGNKEAVPDILPFSYVDQIPLFKKCESVPILTQSKCFRSQVMSHIKRNMKYPEIAYKKGIQGKVYVHFIINKDGNIDELKVVPPYKGELLGKEAERIIKKLPKLTPGEHKGNPVVVKYGLPITFKIPGVKRTNIRKVSANKKIKEVIYSFSSLDEIPKFDACEKSNDDTMSCFNKNLIRHIEKHFAYPEEAKLKGIQGNVMVNFVINKEGNITDITSNGSESGKILELAAVKLVEKLPKLNPAKKAGKNVNTSYSFPINFKLD; via the coding sequence ATGAATCAAAAACTAAAGTATGCACTATTACCATTATTTATGGTAACTGTTGCTTTTTCGCAATCCACAAAAACTTGTAGTAGTCCAGACGATGATACTCTTGCCGATTTAAATAGTATCACCAAATGTTCTATAGACAAATCTAAGGATGGTAAAGAGCAAAAAATTTCAGTTGAAATTGTTACAAGAAAGAGAATTGTTAGAAAAAGAAACAAAGCCACTGGCTTAACTAACCAAAACAATCATTCACATAAACTTGCTGCTGTTAAAAAGAAGGTAGATGTAGTAAATACTATTATTGATAAAGGTAATAAGGAAGCAGTTCCTGATATTTTACCTTTTAGTTATGTAGACCAAATACCATTATTTAAAAAATGTGAATCAGTACCAATTTTAACACAAAGTAAATGTTTTAGAAGTCAGGTAATGAGTCATATAAAAAGAAATATGAAATACCCTGAAATAGCCTATAAAAAAGGAATTCAAGGAAAGGTTTATGTCCACTTTATCATCAATAAAGATGGAAATATAGATGAATTAAAAGTAGTACCTCCTTATAAAGGGGAGTTATTAGGAAAAGAAGCTGAGAGAATTATTAAAAAATTACCAAAACTTACTCCAGGAGAACATAAAGGAAATCCAGTAGTAGTTAAATACGGATTACCAATTACATTTAAAATACCAGGAGTTAAACGTACTAATATTAGAAAAGTATCAGCTAACAAAAAAATTAAAGAAGTTATCTACAGTTTCTCTTCATTAGATGAAATACCAAAATTTGATGCATGTGAAAAATCTAATGATGACACAATGAGTTGCTTTAATAAAAACTTAATAAGACACATTGAAAAACATTTTGCTTATCCAGAAGAAGCTAAGTTAAAAGGTATTCAAGGTAATGTAATGGTAAATTTTGTGATTAATAAAGAAGGAAATATTACCGATATTACTAGTAATGGATCTGAAAGCGGAAAAATTTTGGAGTTGGCAGCTGTAAAGCTTGTTGAGAAACTACCAAAACTTAATCCAGCTAAAAAAGCTGGAAAAAATGTGAATACTTCGTATTCCTTCCCTATTAATTTTAAGCTTGACTAA